One region of Ptychodera flava strain L36383 chromosome 3 unlocalized genomic scaffold, AS_Pfla_20210202 Scaffold_27__1_contigs__length_13241970_pilon, whole genome shotgun sequence genomic DNA includes:
- the LOC139126489 gene encoding uncharacterized protein — translation MASFTETMKKVSSFFRRASVTCMKVLLIVCIRLFIVMPVRALHHLQRLLLDDNKHLNVGTRFIQHCCFVGLLQSTFGVTALLSGGLLLRFVNHLLGILVILWQYQVMINKEVKFHPVSMYAMRRNQLLRCCFYLTMTVWYLPSEISISTPLYIILAVFVVAVIEDQVQGKLQSLVEDHFDEMFDTIRHEFNFIPPSVRSPKSVSSSIWFNLHNLNGFEEYQVIIWQQCIIVMMSLFLIILKIFQWMQGYDPDFYLTSPITWVNTITVCIANLYIPCFKVKIAQLEMFNGMRRTLDIAKATDEQLMDHDDDCPVCLLPLKKGRITRCGHVFHAKCLARHLEFRGNCPMCLQPLFQPESQIRQAVNDVMLQANLQADGGDANDDDDDDDDDNGNQAIGGDQEEDVRPDIIHDIHIPEMAVDFFELEPDLEGDDDVSDDSDDDDDDDGGDDDEQDGGIDDNDSSHGDRGGDSNNDDDKNDDDEVYDDDDDDNSCHGTGDDHSEYDTGGDGDVDDDEDDDEATDDDDDDEDIYDDDNDD, via the coding sequence ATGGCGTCTTTTACCGAAACAATGAAGAAAGTGTCATCATTTTTCCGACGTGCCTCTGTGACATGTATGAAGGTATTGCTAATTGTTTGTATCAGATTGTTCATAGTGATGCCTGTACGTGCACTGCATCATCTGCAAAGACTGCTTCTTGATGACAACAAACATCTCAACGTTGGAACACGATTCATACAGCATTGCTGTTTTGTTGGTCTCCTACAAAGTACCTTTGGAGTTACAGCATTACTCAGTGGTGGACTACTTCTCCGCTTTGTGAATCATCTGCTTGGCATCTTAGTCATTCTATGGCAATATCAAGTCATGATAAACAAAGAAGTCAAGTTTCATCCCGTGTCCATGTATGCAATGAGAAGAAACCAACTACTTCGTTGTTGTTTCTACCTCACTATGACAGTTTGGTATTTACCGAGTGAGATAAGCATATCAACTCCATTGTATATCATTTTGGCAGTGTTTGTTGTTGCTGTCATCGAAGACCAAGTTCAAGGAAAGCTGCAGAGTTTAGTTGAAGatcattttgatgaaatgtttgACACTATCAGACATGAATTTAATTTCATCCCTCCGTCTGTCAGAAGTCCTAAGTCTGTTTCCAGTAGTATATGGTTTAATTTACATAACTTGAATGGATTTGAAGAATACCAAGTCATTATATGGCAACAATGTATTATAGTGATGATGTCATTGTTTCTCATTATCTTGAAAATCTTTCAATGGATGCAAGGTTATGACCCAGATTTTTACTTAACAAGTCCAATTACATGGGTGAACACAATCACTGTAtgcattgcaaatttgtatattcCTTGTTTTAAAGTCAAAATTGCTCAATTAGAGATGTTTAATGGAATGAGAAGAACTCTTGATATCGCCAAGGCAACAGATGAACAGCTGATGGATCATGATGATGACTGTCCAGTCTGTTTGCTGCCACTTAAGAAAGGCAGAATCACCAGGTGTGGACATGTTTTTCATGCAAAGTGCCTTGCAAGACACCTGGAGTTCCGTGGTAACTGTCCAATGTGTCTGCAGCCGTTATTTCAACCAGAGTCACAGATCAGACAGGCTGTCAATGATGTCATGCTACAAGCTAACCTTCAAGCTGATGGAGGTGAtgccaatgatgatgatgatgatgatgatgatgataatggcaATCAAGCCATTGGAGGAGACCAGGAAGAGGATGTCAGGCCGGATATAATACATGACATACATATACCTGAAATGGCTGTGGATTTCTTTGAACTTGAACCTGATCTTgaaggtgatgatgatgtttctgatgacagtgatgatgatgatgatgatgatggtggtgatgatgatgagcaAGATGGAGGTATTGATGACAATGATAGTTCCCATGGTGACAGAGGTGGTGAcagtaataatgatgatgataagaatgatgatgatgaagtttatgatgatgatgacgatgacaaCAGTTGTCATGGTACAGGGGATGATCATAGTGAATATGATActggtggtgatggtgatgtagatgatgatgaggatgatgatgaagccactgatgatgatgatgatgatgaagatatctatgatgatgacaatgatgattaG